Proteins from a single region of Rhodovibrio salinarum DSM 9154:
- a CDS encoding exodeoxyribonuclease VII small subunit encodes MADQSKQSGSAEQAAPSDIQQMSFEDALAELKQIVERLEKGEGKLDEAIQAYERGAHLKRHCEQKLKEAEAKIEKIRVSGAQGDGSGGQVSTEPLDVQ; translated from the coding sequence ATGGCGGATCAATCCAAGCAATCCGGCAGCGCCGAACAGGCGGCGCCCTCCGACATCCAGCAGATGAGCTTCGAGGACGCGCTCGCCGAGCTGAAGCAGATCGTCGAGCGTCTGGAGAAGGGCGAGGGCAAGCTCGACGAGGCGATTCAAGCCTACGAGCGCGGCGCGCATCTGAAGCGCCATTGCGAGCAGAAGCTGAAGGAAGCCGAGGCCAAGATCGAAAAGATCCGGGTCTCCGGCGCTCAAGGCGACGGCAGCGGCGGCCAGGTGTCGACCGAGCCGCTTGACGTCCAATAG
- a CDS encoding polyprenyl synthetase family protein yields the protein MTDLSEALKSTAAAVTRQLDELLPQIGGPRGRVVEAMRYACLAGGKRLRPFLTVASARLFDVRDPRALRVAAAVEMIHCYSLVHDDLPAMDDSDLRRGQPTVHRKFDEATAILAGDGLLTEAFAILSEPATHKDPLIRGELTRGLAEAAGARGMVGGQQVDMSHERAELDLDGITELQRMKTGALIEFACEAGAILGGADTESRTALRAYARDLGLAFQIADDLLDVEASSEQAGKPTGRDAEAGKATFVGLMGQKRARIRAEELVDSACGHLDRFGDKADLLRHTAQFVVNRPS from the coding sequence GTGACCGATCTATCCGAAGCCCTCAAGAGCACCGCCGCAGCAGTCACCCGGCAGCTGGATGAGCTGTTGCCGCAGATCGGCGGCCCGCGTGGTCGGGTCGTCGAGGCGATGCGCTACGCCTGTCTGGCTGGCGGCAAACGTCTGCGACCCTTCCTGACCGTGGCGTCCGCCCGGCTGTTCGACGTGCGCGACCCGCGCGCGCTGCGCGTTGCCGCGGCGGTCGAGATGATCCACTGCTATTCCCTGGTGCATGACGATCTCCCGGCGATGGACGATAGCGATCTACGCCGCGGTCAGCCGACGGTGCATCGCAAGTTCGATGAAGCGACCGCGATTCTGGCCGGTGACGGCTTGTTGACGGAAGCCTTCGCGATCCTGAGCGAGCCGGCCACGCACAAGGACCCCCTGATCCGCGGCGAACTGACCCGTGGCCTGGCCGAGGCGGCGGGCGCGCGTGGCATGGTCGGCGGCCAGCAGGTCGACATGTCGCACGAACGTGCCGAGCTGGACCTCGACGGCATTACCGAGTTGCAGCGGATGAAGACCGGCGCGTTGATCGAGTTCGCCTGCGAGGCGGGCGCGATCCTGGGCGGTGCGGACACCGAGTCCCGGACGGCGCTGCGTGCATACGCGCGTGACCTCGGGCTTGCTTTCCAGATCGCCGATGACCTGCTGGACGTCGAGGCGTCCTCGGAGCAGGCCGGCAAGCCGACCGGCCGGGATGCCGAGGCCGGCAAGGCGACCTTTGTCGGTCTGATGGGGCAGAAGCGCGCCCGCATCCGTGCTGAGGAACTGGTCGATTCCGCCTGCGGCCATTTGGATCGGTTCGGCGACAAGGCCGATCTGCTACGTCATACCGCGCAATTTGTGGTCAACCGCCCTTCCTAG